A stretch of DNA from Halorubrum sp. BOL3-1:
GTTCCGACGCGGCGTTTTCGATCGACCGCGAGGAGCTGCTCGCGGCCCTGACGGCGATCCGCGACGAGGAGGCCGAGGGAGTACACGAGGTCACGGAGGTCATGGAACGACGATGAACCGGGCAGACGAGTCGTCGACGAGCGTCGACGGAGGACAGCCGTGAACACCGCAGATCAGTACCTCAAGACGATATACGTCGTACAGGACACCGAAGACGGTCCCGCGTCGACCGGGTCGATAGCCGACGCGCTCGGCGTCAGCCCGGCCAGCGCCAACGAGATGATCGGCAAGCTCGAAGGGCGCGGGCTCGCGGAACACGAGAAGTACAAGGGTGTCGAACTCACCGACGACGGTATCGTCCGGGCCAGAGACGCCCTCCAGACCTACTGTATCATCGAGCGGTTCCTCGCGAACGTCCTCGCGGTCGAGGACTTCCAGGCGGAGGCCCGCGAGCTGGAGGCCGTCATCGACGACACGGTCGCGGAGCGGC
This window harbors:
- a CDS encoding metal-dependent transcriptional regulator; this encodes MNTADQYLKTIYVVQDTEDGPASTGSIADALGVSPASANEMIGKLEGRGLAEHEKYKGVELTDDGIVRARDALQTYCIIERFLANVLAVEDFQAEARELEAVIDDTVAERLDTIIDRQPECPDCFDPESDACACLDITPEPVEPEQQ